One genomic region from Reichenbachiella ulvae encodes:
- a CDS encoding 3-keto-disaccharide hydrolase codes for MMTSLISSFHIGLLLAMLSSPYFTPVQYSSSESEDSASRLEYEYAKKPKWQNLLDEDYTNYWEVFVGVPHGTVEGLEGVNSESDGKKGIPLGLNSDPKSVFQVKNEGGRKVLHISGEIYGAWSSKAEYENYHLQLQFKWGEKKWEPRLNRPKDSGILYHCQGAHGAFWNVWMSSLEFQVQEGDLGDFYALVQTEAAIATKKPLGEKEYSFDDQGEKHIFSAYQNERPLHCNKGANHENEIGEWNTLDLICIGDRALYLVNGKVAMELSDFKMKTEDGVLPLTKGKIQIQSEGAEVFYRGIKIKELGQGSSFMQYTDSLDTGVE; via the coding sequence ATGATGACTAGTCTAATTTCAAGTTTTCACATAGGCCTTTTGTTGGCGATGCTTTCATCGCCTTATTTCACTCCGGTTCAATATTCTTCATCGGAGTCTGAGGACTCAGCATCCAGATTAGAATATGAATATGCTAAAAAGCCAAAGTGGCAAAATCTATTGGATGAGGATTATACCAACTACTGGGAAGTTTTTGTAGGCGTTCCTCACGGAACTGTCGAAGGCTTGGAGGGAGTAAATTCAGAGAGTGATGGAAAAAAGGGCATTCCGCTAGGATTGAATAGTGATCCTAAATCGGTTTTTCAGGTGAAAAATGAAGGTGGTCGTAAAGTTCTGCATATATCTGGAGAAATATATGGAGCCTGGAGTAGCAAGGCAGAGTACGAAAATTACCACCTTCAGCTTCAGTTTAAATGGGGAGAGAAGAAGTGGGAACCACGTCTCAATAGACCAAAAGATAGTGGCATTTTGTATCATTGCCAGGGAGCGCATGGCGCTTTTTGGAATGTATGGATGTCCTCCTTAGAATTTCAAGTACAGGAGGGGGATTTAGGTGATTTTTACGCCCTGGTTCAAACAGAAGCAGCTATTGCCACCAAGAAACCTCTGGGAGAAAAGGAATATAGCTTTGATGATCAAGGTGAAAAGCACATATTTTCTGCTTATCAAAACGAACGGCCGTTACACTGCAATAAAGGTGCGAATCATGAAAACGAAATTGGTGAATGGAATACACTTGATCTGATCTGTATTGGAGACCGAGCTTTGTATTTGGTCAACGGAAAGGTTGCCATGGAATTATCAGATTTTAAAATGAAGACAGAAGATGGTGTATTGCCATTGACTAAGGGCAAAATTCAAATTCAATCAGAGGGGGCAGAGGTGTTTTATAGAGGGATCAAAATCAAAGAACTGGGTCAAGGTTCGTCTTTCATGCAATACACAGACAGTCTTGATACAGGAGTTGAGTGA
- a CDS encoding glycoside hydrolase family 78 protein — protein MNVITEFIRDRLLSVLVFLLTFFQINTGLASSGIQVYDLKTEYRENPIGIDVTTPRLSWKVKGKGCDVMQSAYEIRAAHSIKGLQTGQPIWTSKKTESDESVHIEYQGPKLQSEQRIYWQVRVWDANKQVSQWSEPAFWEMGLLEVDDWVAQWISKDEAIPDSPTPSHFYRTEFKTTKPVAKARVFVTSLGIYELQINGEKVGDQLFTPGFTSYKNRIQYQVYDVTGKLKKDNAMGAIVGDGWYRGYLGWSGNRNYYGDRLGLLAQLHITYEDGSKEIISTDKDWRTSYGPIIESDIYNGEKYDARKEFENWSSYGFEDGQWLDVQLLDHSKDILVASNSIPVKIVKEITPIKKLTTPKGEVVYDLGQNIVGWARIKVSGKKGDKVTLQFAEVLDKEGNFFTKNLRAAEATDIYTLKGGLEEVFEPHFTFHGFRFIKVQVEGSNPEIKEISGQVIHSQMQPTGQFSCSDPLINQLQSNIQWGQKDNFLDIPTDCPQRDERVGWTGDAQVFSMTAAFNFDVAAFYTKWLKDLALDQQPNGEVPNIIPDMWDNKLGGTTAWGDAAVIVPWTVYRAYGDKRVLEQQYESMKAWVDYMRLKSGDDLLWNEKGKHHWGDWLAFHSDSPAYAGSVTENDLIATAYFKYSTELLGKTARILGKEKDAQTYSRLSEDIKEAFINEFVTANGRLVSHTQTAYALAISFDLVPEHLKENAAQYFADNVKRFKHLTTGFVGTPLLCSTLSSIGRDDLAFMLLNRKEYPSWLYPVTQGATTIWERWDTQKPDGTIIDGMNSFNHYAYGAIGEWLYSHVAGLKIDVEKPGYKHSIFSPHPGGGLTSAMASIESIYGTVVSDWKIEEGKMIYRVVIPANTTGTVKLPKSAGEKIQVTRPSGKSLKLDEDDLNKLGSGEYLISYKYDD, from the coding sequence ATGAATGTGATAACTGAATTTATTCGAGATCGATTGTTGAGTGTTCTCGTTTTTTTACTCACATTTTTCCAAATAAATACAGGTTTAGCATCGTCTGGCATTCAAGTATATGATCTCAAAACGGAGTACCGTGAAAATCCAATCGGGATAGATGTAACTACCCCAAGATTGAGTTGGAAAGTGAAAGGGAAGGGATGCGATGTAATGCAATCGGCCTATGAAATCAGAGCGGCTCATTCTATCAAAGGCCTACAAACCGGGCAGCCGATCTGGACGAGCAAGAAAACGGAAAGTGATGAGTCCGTTCATATAGAGTACCAAGGGCCGAAGTTGCAATCAGAGCAAAGGATATATTGGCAAGTGCGAGTGTGGGACGCCAATAAGCAAGTGTCTCAATGGAGTGAGCCTGCCTTCTGGGAAATGGGTCTACTGGAAGTCGACGACTGGGTAGCACAATGGATATCCAAGGATGAGGCGATTCCAGATTCGCCCACACCGAGTCACTTTTATAGAACTGAATTCAAGACTACTAAGCCTGTTGCAAAAGCTAGGGTCTTTGTTACTTCCCTAGGTATTTACGAACTACAGATCAACGGTGAAAAAGTAGGTGATCAGTTGTTTACTCCTGGATTTACCAGCTATAAAAACCGAATTCAATACCAGGTCTATGATGTGACCGGCAAGCTCAAAAAAGACAATGCAATGGGTGCCATTGTCGGGGATGGATGGTACAGAGGCTACCTCGGATGGAGTGGAAATCGTAATTATTATGGAGACCGATTGGGTCTTTTAGCTCAGTTGCATATTACCTACGAGGATGGGAGCAAGGAGATTATCAGTACTGATAAAGATTGGCGTACTAGTTATGGTCCTATCATCGAATCGGATATCTACAATGGCGAAAAATATGATGCCAGAAAAGAATTCGAAAATTGGTCTTCTTACGGTTTTGAGGATGGGCAATGGCTGGATGTTCAGCTTCTAGATCATTCGAAAGATATTCTGGTGGCCTCCAACAGCATTCCCGTAAAGATTGTAAAGGAAATCACTCCAATAAAAAAGCTGACCACTCCCAAGGGAGAAGTTGTATATGATTTGGGGCAGAATATTGTGGGATGGGCGAGGATCAAAGTCTCAGGAAAGAAGGGGGATAAAGTCACACTGCAGTTTGCCGAGGTATTGGATAAAGAAGGGAATTTCTTTACTAAAAACCTGCGTGCAGCAGAGGCCACCGATATTTATACGTTGAAGGGAGGACTGGAGGAAGTGTTTGAGCCACATTTTACTTTTCATGGATTCAGGTTCATAAAGGTTCAAGTAGAGGGTAGTAACCCGGAAATCAAAGAAATTTCAGGTCAGGTGATTCATTCGCAGATGCAGCCCACAGGTCAGTTTTCTTGTTCAGATCCGCTGATTAATCAGTTGCAAAGCAACATTCAATGGGGGCAGAAAGATAACTTTTTGGATATCCCGACAGATTGTCCTCAACGTGATGAACGGGTAGGTTGGACTGGTGACGCGCAGGTGTTTAGTATGACTGCAGCATTCAACTTCGATGTGGCGGCATTTTATACCAAGTGGCTCAAGGATCTCGCCTTGGATCAGCAGCCAAACGGAGAGGTACCAAACATCATTCCAGATATGTGGGACAACAAGCTAGGCGGCACAACCGCTTGGGGCGATGCTGCTGTCATCGTGCCTTGGACCGTATATCGGGCTTATGGTGATAAGCGTGTGCTGGAGCAGCAGTATGAAAGCATGAAGGCCTGGGTTGATTATATGAGACTAAAATCTGGTGATGATTTGTTGTGGAATGAAAAAGGTAAGCACCACTGGGGCGATTGGTTGGCCTTTCATTCTGATAGTCCTGCGTATGCTGGATCCGTGACCGAAAATGACCTGATTGCAACGGCCTATTTCAAGTACAGCACGGAACTGTTGGGAAAGACAGCTCGCATATTAGGAAAGGAGAAGGATGCACAGACCTATTCACGACTATCAGAAGACATCAAAGAGGCATTCATTAATGAATTTGTAACTGCAAATGGTAGGTTGGTGTCGCATACACAAACAGCTTATGCCTTGGCCATCTCATTTGATTTGGTACCGGAGCATTTGAAAGAAAATGCGGCCCAGTATTTTGCTGACAATGTGAAGCGATTCAAACATCTGACCACAGGTTTTGTCGGGACGCCCTTACTATGCTCGACCCTGTCTTCGATCGGTAGAGATGATTTGGCTTTTATGCTTTTGAATCGAAAAGAATATCCTAGCTGGCTGTATCCAGTTACTCAAGGAGCCACTACGATCTGGGAGAGATGGGATACACAAAAACCAGATGGAACGATCATCGATGGGATGAATAGTTTTAATCACTACGCCTATGGCGCTATTGGAGAATGGCTTTACTCTCATGTGGCAGGCCTGAAAATTGATGTTGAAAAACCTGGCTATAAGCACAGTATTTTTTCACCACATCCAGGAGGTGGGCTTACCTCAGCAATGGCGTCTATTGAATCTATATATGGCACGGTTGTGTCGGACTGGAAGATTGAAGAAGGGAAGATGATCTATAGAGTAGTGATTCCGGCTAACACCACCGGGACGGTAAAACTACCTAAAAGTGCAGGTGAAAAAATTCAGGTGACCAGGCCAAGTGGAAAATCTCTTAAATTGGATGAGGATGACTTAAATAAACTAGGTTCTGGTGAGTATTTGATTTCGTATAAGTATGATGACTAG
- a CDS encoding beta-xylosidase: MKNLVCYLPVFALMVGCSMKSVEGESMSVIDKKVSQLMSQMTLEDKIAELTQDAPPNERLGIPMMQYSECLHGLWLPGSTVYPQAIALGSTWDPEAIREMTEAIAKEARAANLTHCYSPNLDVISGDARYGRVEESYGEDPYLVSRMGVAFIEGLQGTGEEQFDENHILATAKHYVAYPENRRGINGGFTDISERRLFEVFLPPFEAAVKEAKVGCIMPGHQDLNGIPCHMNTWLLQDILRDDWGFDGFIVSDNNDVSRLNLMHFIAKNRTEAAVMGLQAGVDMDLVIGKDPANSAYIMKVLGDTLKSNPELVQYVDESVSRILKMKYKLGLFDQKDTNVVKEVISTTESQELALELAKKSVVLLKNEGELLPLNKDKINSIALIGPNAHEEVPEGGRYTLMGGYSGIPPYYTSLLEGLTDKVDGQIKINYAEGCKLNSDSKAGFAAAIAAAKKSDVVILAVGGSTRTCGEGTDRDDLDLVGVQNELVEEIHKLGKPVIVVLINGRPLTINYIAENIPAVIESWYLGMRSGDALADVIFGDYNPGGKLTVSFPRSVGQIPVTYLERPDFVGSGKGLYKFSDKSPLFSFGYGLSYTSFEYSEPRLNKGKIRANEAAVVSVDITNTGNRVGDEVVQMYIRDEFASVGRYNMMLKGFERVSLAPGETKTVEFELNAGNLFIYDKDMKKVVEPGDFTVSIGASSRIEDLKKTNLRVY; this comes from the coding sequence ATGAAGAATTTGGTTTGCTATCTACCAGTATTTGCTTTAATGGTAGGCTGTAGTATGAAGTCAGTAGAAGGAGAAAGTATGTCAGTAATTGATAAGAAGGTGAGTCAATTGATGAGTCAAATGACACTGGAAGACAAGATTGCTGAATTGACTCAGGATGCCCCACCTAACGAAAGATTAGGCATACCAATGATGCAGTATAGTGAATGTCTTCATGGGCTTTGGCTACCTGGTTCAACTGTTTATCCACAGGCAATCGCTCTTGGTTCGACCTGGGATCCAGAGGCAATCCGTGAAATGACAGAGGCAATCGCTAAGGAGGCAAGAGCAGCTAATCTAACACACTGCTATTCTCCTAATCTAGATGTAATATCAGGTGATGCTAGATATGGTAGAGTCGAGGAGTCCTATGGAGAAGATCCATATTTGGTTTCTCGTATGGGCGTTGCCTTTATCGAAGGACTTCAGGGAACGGGTGAGGAGCAGTTCGATGAAAACCACATCCTAGCTACAGCGAAACATTATGTGGCATATCCGGAAAATAGAAGAGGGATCAATGGCGGATTTACGGACATTTCTGAGCGTAGATTATTCGAAGTATTCTTGCCGCCTTTCGAAGCGGCTGTCAAAGAAGCAAAAGTGGGATGTATTATGCCGGGTCATCAGGACCTTAATGGAATCCCTTGTCATATGAATACTTGGTTGTTGCAGGATATTCTCAGAGACGATTGGGGCTTTGATGGTTTTATCGTATCTGACAACAATGATGTTTCAAGATTGAATTTGATGCACTTTATTGCAAAAAACAGAACTGAAGCAGCAGTTATGGGCTTGCAGGCAGGCGTAGATATGGATTTGGTGATTGGCAAAGACCCGGCCAACTCGGCCTACATCATGAAGGTGCTGGGAGATACCCTGAAAAGTAATCCAGAACTGGTGCAATATGTCGACGAAAGTGTGAGTCGTATTTTGAAGATGAAATACAAGTTGGGGTTATTTGATCAGAAAGATACTAACGTGGTAAAGGAAGTAATAAGTACTACGGAGAGTCAGGAGTTGGCCTTAGAGCTTGCTAAAAAATCGGTAGTATTATTGAAAAATGAAGGGGAGTTGCTTCCGCTGAATAAGGACAAAATTAATTCTATTGCCTTAATTGGCCCAAATGCTCACGAAGAAGTACCTGAAGGCGGCCGTTATACATTGATGGGTGGCTATTCTGGAATACCTCCGTACTATACTTCCTTGCTAGAAGGGCTGACAGATAAGGTAGATGGCCAAATCAAAATCAACTATGCTGAGGGTTGTAAACTCAATAGTGATTCGAAGGCTGGTTTTGCGGCAGCCATAGCAGCGGCTAAGAAATCTGATGTAGTAATACTTGCAGTAGGGGGATCGACTCGTACCTGTGGCGAAGGAACCGATCGCGACGATTTAGATTTAGTTGGTGTGCAAAACGAGCTGGTGGAGGAGATACATAAATTGGGCAAACCAGTGATTGTGGTTTTAATAAACGGTCGTCCTTTGACAATCAACTATATCGCAGAAAACATCCCCGCAGTAATCGAGAGTTGGTATTTAGGTATGCGCTCGGGAGATGCATTGGCAGATGTGATATTTGGCGATTACAACCCAGGTGGCAAACTGACAGTGTCTTTTCCAAGGTCTGTTGGTCAAATTCCGGTGACTTATCTTGAGCGACCTGATTTCGTTGGTTCTGGCAAAGGGCTTTACAAGTTTAGCGACAAGTCGCCTCTATTTTCTTTTGGATATGGCTTGAGTTATACCTCGTTTGAATACAGCGAACCTCGATTGAATAAGGGCAAGATAAGAGCCAACGAAGCTGCTGTGGTATCTGTCGATATTACCAATACGGGCAATAGAGTAGGTGATGAAGTGGTTCAGATGTACATACGAGATGAGTTTGCCTCTGTAGGTAGATACAACATGATGCTTAAAGGTTTTGAGAGAGTTTCTCTGGCACCTGGTGAAACCAAGACTGTCGAATTTGAACTCAATGCCGGAAACCTTTTTATCTACGACAAGGACATGAAAAAAGTGGTAGAGCCAGGAGATTTCACCGTTTCGATAGGCGCTTCTAGTCGTATAGAAGATTTGAAGAAGACCAACTTAAGAGTTTACTAA
- a CDS encoding Gfo/Idh/MocA family protein, which produces MKKFRGVAVGAGYFSQFQYEAWNRIPEVEIVALCNRNVDSGKSIQQTYGIARHYTDYKEMIDAEQPDFIDIITPPETHLDICSYAAERGIHIICQKPLAPSMDEAIKLVEEMKASGVRFMVHENWRFQPWYRQIKQLLDEQLIGQVHTVYFRSRMGDGWGENAYIPRQPYFRDYPRLLIYENGIHFIDTFRYLFGKVERVNAHLRKLNQVIKGEDWAQVQFEFDNGIFATWDASRYNEPNYPNSRYTFGEMLIDGMNGSIRLYPDGMVTVQQLGQDEETQDYTHQNVNFAGDCVFITQRHFVDGLLSGQEFETNGVDYLKSLEVQEAIYDSAQRKIPVKINQDLGQIDN; this is translated from the coding sequence ATGAAAAAGTTTAGAGGTGTGGCGGTAGGAGCTGGCTATTTTAGCCAGTTTCAATATGAGGCATGGAATCGAATCCCGGAAGTGGAGATCGTTGCGCTGTGCAATAGAAATGTAGACAGTGGCAAGTCCATTCAGCAGACCTATGGCATAGCACGGCATTATACGGATTATAAGGAAATGATAGATGCCGAGCAGCCCGATTTTATTGACATTATTACACCTCCGGAAACACACCTGGATATCTGTAGCTACGCCGCAGAGAGAGGCATACACATTATATGTCAAAAGCCATTGGCACCTAGCATGGACGAGGCGATAAAGTTGGTAGAGGAAATGAAGGCGAGCGGGGTAAGGTTCATGGTACATGAGAACTGGCGCTTCCAGCCCTGGTACCGACAGATCAAACAACTGCTGGATGAGCAGCTCATCGGGCAAGTCCACACCGTATATTTCAGAAGCAGAATGGGTGATGGATGGGGGGAGAATGCCTACATACCCCGTCAGCCTTATTTTAGAGATTACCCGCGATTATTGATTTATGAAAATGGCATACATTTCATAGACACATTTCGCTACTTGTTCGGGAAGGTTGAACGTGTCAATGCGCACTTGAGAAAACTCAATCAGGTGATCAAAGGAGAAGACTGGGCGCAGGTTCAGTTCGAATTTGACAATGGAATCTTCGCCACCTGGGATGCCAGTCGCTACAATGAGCCAAACTACCCCAACAGTCGATATACCTTCGGAGAGATGCTCATCGACGGTATGAATGGAAGCATTCGCCTGTACCCAGACGGTATGGTCACGGTGCAACAGTTGGGACAGGATGAAGAGACACAAGATTATACTCATCAGAATGTCAATTTTGCGGGTGATTGTGTCTTTATCACACAGCGACACTTTGTCGACGGATTGCTGAGCGGACAGGAGTTCGAAACCAATGGAGTGGACTACCTCAAATCACTGGAGGTACAAGAGGCCATTTATGATTCGGCCCAACGGAAAATCCCAGTGAAGATCAATCAAGATTTAGGACAAATCGATAATTGA
- a CDS encoding MFS transporter: MSNFPVRYKLVLSTFSLTLLLYIDRVGISAAKGVVSDDLGLSDTQMGWVMSAFALGYALFQVPSGLLSDRFGPRKVITGIVSIWSVFTMATGFAWNYLSMLVVRFLFGAGEAGAFPGIARANLTWIPLRERGVVTGINFSGSRLGAAFAFPLVTFIITSIGWRWSFYLMGAVGLVWAVFWYKWFRDMPEDHSGMGEDEKQMIKSERQTIAAVKAKPLSTQTLLGSANIWLAMLQYFSSNFIFFFCLTWMLPYLAERFEVSAMEASVYAMFPLIFGAVGNWFSGGLIDWIYKRASWKMSRSLPALIGFALVGVGVLGVLLSADIMWAVGALCVAVFGADMTLSPSWSFCMDIGKANSGAVSGAMNMAGNVGSFITAILFPYIVQWTGTADTFFIISEIFVAIAIIAWLFMNPSKSIVPDEKV; this comes from the coding sequence ATGAGTAATTTTCCTGTCAGATATAAACTGGTTTTATCCACGTTTTCGCTGACGCTACTATTGTATATAGATCGTGTAGGTATATCAGCGGCCAAAGGCGTGGTGTCTGATGATTTAGGTTTGTCCGATACGCAGATGGGCTGGGTGATGTCTGCCTTTGCTTTGGGCTATGCACTTTTTCAGGTGCCATCAGGGTTGCTCTCCGATAGGTTTGGTCCTAGAAAAGTAATCACCGGTATCGTGTCTATCTGGTCGGTTTTTACGATGGCTACTGGTTTTGCCTGGAACTACTTGTCTATGCTGGTTGTCCGGTTTTTGTTCGGAGCGGGTGAGGCGGGGGCTTTCCCCGGGATCGCCAGGGCCAATTTGACCTGGATTCCGCTTCGTGAACGCGGAGTTGTCACGGGTATCAATTTTTCTGGATCGAGGTTAGGTGCTGCTTTTGCTTTTCCTCTGGTCACCTTTATCATCACCAGTATTGGGTGGCGCTGGAGTTTTTACCTGATGGGAGCTGTGGGGCTGGTTTGGGCTGTTTTTTGGTACAAGTGGTTTCGTGATATGCCCGAGGACCACTCCGGCATGGGCGAGGACGAAAAGCAGATGATCAAGTCCGAAAGGCAGACCATCGCTGCGGTCAAAGCAAAGCCTCTTTCTACCCAAACATTATTAGGGTCTGCCAATATATGGTTGGCTATGCTCCAGTATTTCAGTAGCAATTTTATTTTCTTCTTTTGCCTTACGTGGATGCTGCCGTACCTCGCAGAGCGCTTCGAGGTGAGTGCGATGGAAGCCAGTGTGTATGCCATGTTTCCATTGATTTTCGGAGCAGTGGGCAATTGGTTTTCGGGTGGCCTGATCGATTGGATTTACAAGAGGGCCAGTTGGAAAATGTCCCGATCCCTTCCAGCACTCATCGGTTTTGCGCTAGTAGGTGTTGGTGTGTTGGGGGTCTTGCTTTCGGCTGATATCATGTGGGCCGTGGGGGCACTGTGCGTAGCGGTATTTGGAGCAGACATGACATTGAGTCCCTCTTGGTCGTTTTGTATGGATATCGGCAAGGCCAATTCAGGTGCAGTATCGGGAGCTATGAACATGGCCGGAAACGTGGGCTCATTTATCACAGCAATTCTTTTTCCATATATCGTACAGTGGACGGGGACAGCAGATACCTTCTTTATTATTTCAGAAATTTTTGTTGCCATTGCTATTATAGCCTGGCTTTTTATGAACCCTTCAAAATCCATAGTGCCAGATGAAAAAGTTTAG
- a CDS encoding four-carbon acid sugar kinase family protein yields the protein MNLISANNIPEEDLSISLDQINPYRGNRVVVVLDDDPTGTQTVHGVYILTSWSKDELRWAFSQGIFYILTNSRSLGEKEAFDLVFEICQNVKSVSQELDRPYLIVTRGDSTLRGHFEPETSAAKQAIGQQDALTVFAPAFFEGNRITLNNQHYISDGDELTPVSGTPFAEDKTFGFASSYLYEYVQEKSSYTSQDIFDLSLEDIRLLSVALLADRIFNERSKKVLIVNALVQADLNKVAAALYIAQQQGLNVLVRSGASMVSALGGIGPNLLESKDFKVSAAGGLIVVGSYVPKTTSQFNELRKNHTLTEIEIEVSRLIEKGQEVITESAEQMNTAVNSGKDSVLFTSRALVSGDSPDSSLAIVNQVSNGVISIMNQLQEPPAFVIAKGGITSSDVATKVLGIKRGKVLGQILPGVPVWELGAETQFPGIPFIVFPGNVGSETALSEAYEKLKRTTNE from the coding sequence GTGAACCTGATCTCAGCTAATAATATTCCAGAAGAGGATCTTTCTATAAGCCTGGACCAAATCAACCCCTACCGAGGCAATCGTGTGGTAGTTGTTTTGGATGATGATCCTACGGGCACGCAGACCGTACACGGTGTATATATTTTGACTAGCTGGTCTAAGGACGAGCTTCGTTGGGCTTTTTCACAAGGCATATTTTATATCCTGACCAATTCCAGAAGCCTCGGGGAAAAAGAGGCCTTTGATTTGGTTTTTGAGATCTGTCAAAATGTAAAAAGCGTGAGTCAGGAGCTGGACCGACCCTACTTGATCGTGACCAGAGGTGACAGTACACTCCGTGGGCATTTTGAACCAGAAACCTCGGCTGCAAAGCAGGCGATTGGGCAGCAGGATGCACTGACCGTTTTTGCTCCAGCATTTTTCGAGGGCAATCGAATCACGCTCAATAATCAACATTACATCAGTGACGGAGACGAATTGACCCCAGTATCCGGAACTCCTTTTGCCGAGGACAAAACTTTCGGGTTTGCATCCAGTTATCTCTACGAATATGTACAGGAGAAAAGCTCTTATACGTCGCAAGATATTTTTGATCTGAGTCTGGAAGATATACGCTTGCTCTCAGTGGCGCTGCTGGCCGATCGTATCTTTAATGAGCGATCAAAAAAAGTGCTGATTGTCAATGCTTTGGTGCAAGCTGACCTCAATAAGGTAGCTGCTGCCCTGTATATCGCACAGCAGCAAGGGTTGAATGTTTTGGTTCGGTCAGGAGCGAGTATGGTATCGGCATTGGGCGGCATTGGTCCCAATCTGCTGGAATCAAAAGATTTTAAAGTGAGTGCTGCGGGAGGTCTAATAGTGGTAGGGTCCTACGTGCCAAAAACTACCTCTCAGTTCAATGAATTGCGTAAAAACCATACACTCACAGAAATAGAAATAGAGGTAAGTCGGCTGATCGAAAAGGGACAGGAGGTCATCACTGAATCTGCAGAACAGATGAATACCGCCGTAAATTCGGGAAAAGACAGTGTGCTTTTTACGAGTCGTGCGCTAGTCTCGGGAGATAGTCCGGATAGTAGTTTGGCCATTGTCAATCAGGTCTCCAATGGAGTCATTTCTATAATGAACCAACTACAAGAGCCGCCTGCCTTTGTGATCGCCAAAGGGGGGATTACCTCTAGCGATGTGGCTACCAAAGTTTTGGGCATCAAGCGTGGCAAGGTACTGGGGCAGATCCTGCCTGGTGTGCCTGTGTGGGAGCTAGGTGCTGAGACCCAATTTCCAGGGATACCTTTTATCGTTTTTCCTGGAAATGTAGGGAGTGAAACGGCACTCTCAGAAGCTTATGAAAAACTAAAAAGAACAACAAATGAGTAA